The genomic DNA tatatgtgtgtgtgtatgtatatataggtgggTTTGTATGAATTTACGATAGAATTTGAGAACTAGGATTGATTTGATGTTTGAATTATGTTAGGAATTGATTTTGGGGTGTACTTTGACCTAGAAGGTATGAAAAAACACATAAGGGGCGGCCATATACAATTTTGGGGACTAAATAAACCACCTGACCAGGTGTTGGGCGCGGGCGCGCCGCCCCCTGCCCTGGCAGATTGGTTTCGTGCTGTTTTTGCAGTTTTTCGAGTTTTTCGTGTTTTTTTCTGAAACAAATAAACAATATAAGGACACAATTAAAGACTTACAAAtgcttgggttgcctcccaagaagtgcttatTTAACGTCGTTAGCTCGACGTAGCTTCCGTTCGCTTCAAACGACGCCCAGAATGACACTCGTCATTTCCCGAATCACTGGTTCTCCCAAATACggcttcaatctctgaccatttaccttaaaTGCCTCACTTGGTGAACTCAAGAAGATCTCTACGGCACCATGAGGGTACACCGTCTTGACGGTGAACGGCCCTGACCATCGGGATTTCAGTTTTCTAGGGAACAGTCGCAGACGGGAGTTGTAGAGAAGAACGTGTTGGCCTTGAACAAATTCCTTATGCACAATCCTCCTATCATGCCAACACTTTACCTTCTCTTTATAGAGCTTGTTGTTCTCGTACTCTTGGATTCGGAACTCGTCGAGTTCGTTGAGCTGAAGCATTCGCCGTTCGCCTGCCGCCATCATATCGACATTTAACTTCTTCAACACCCAATAAGCCTTATGTTCCAACTCATCCGGAAAATAGCACGCCTTCCCATAGACTAATTGAAATGGCGACATTCCTAACGGTGTCTTGAACGCAGTCCTATAAGCCCACACCGCTTCGTCCAACTTCAACGCCCAATCTTTCCTCGAGGGACTAACAACTTTCTCTAGGATTCTCTTGATTTCTCGATTCGCAACCTtcgcttgaccattagtttgtggatggtaagccaTCGCAATGCGATGTTGAACATTGTAGTGTTGCATAAGAGTggtgaacttacgattgcagaaatggCTTCCTCCGTCACTGATAATGACACGAGGTGTGCCAAAACGAGTAAAGATCTACTTACGGAGGAAGTTAAAAGGCAAGAAAGTACGATCAAAACTTCTCAAAAGCATATACCACAGCCAATAGCTCTTTTTcagtagtagtgtaattcagttgagccTCGTTGAGTGTTTTACTAGCATAGTAGGTCACATGAAAGATATTGTTAATTCTTTGACCTAGAACggctccaactgcataatcactgGCGTCGCACATCAACTCGAATGACTTGTTCCAATCTGGTGCAGTAATAACCGGTGCTGTAGTCAACTTCTTCTTTAAAATCTCGAATGCCTCCAAGCATTCTTCATCAAACTTGAATGGCACGTCCTTCTCCAATAGATTGCAAAGAGGTTTAGAGATCTTGGAGAAGTCTTTGATAAATCgtctatagaaacccgcatgaccaagaaaactacggattcccttaacagaaatagggGGAGGTAGATTCTCTATCGTCTCGATCTTcgctttatccacctcaagacctttactagaaaccttgtgcccaagaatgattccttcttgcaccatgaagtgacatttttcccaattaagcaccaaattcGTCTCAACGCATCACTTTAACACCAATACCAGATTTTCTAAGCATTCATCATAAGAAGAACCAAAaacagagaagtcatccatgaacacctccacattaatgccaatcatgtcagagaatatggCCATTATACATCGTTGAAAAGTGGTCGGTGCACTATATAGTCCAAAAGAAACATATCAAAAagcaaaagtaccaaatggacatgTGAATGtggtcttctcctgatcttctggagcgataaaGATCTGATTATAGCCTGAGTACCCATCAAGGAGGCAATAGTACTCATGgccagccaatctatcaagcatctggtcaatgaaagGAAGTGGGAAGTGGTCCTTCCTAGTAGCTTTATTCAACTTGCGATAATCCATGCACACTCTCCAAGTAAGCGTACGCGGTCACAAGTAATATAGATTTAGAAGTTGAGATCGTTCCCACAGAGACAATGTAATTCAATTatatgcacttatgcaataatgtATGGCTATTATTCACTGCTTAGAAAAATCACAAATAGGGGTTTTGATTAACTAACTAACAAGAAACTAGATCTGAAACAATTAAACTTAGAAAACAGAACACAAGAGAATTGAATTGATTTAAActtataataaataaaaatgggattctaacttcattaattaCTTCCTTCAACATATTATGCCCTTAATCATCTATATATGCGATGTTCTTGATTACTgatcagacaacacgaaactgatacaCGCCCTCTCTCGAGCGTACGTGCACCATACTACTCTTgatccataattaagatagaacgcaagtagacaccaattatgcttagaccctatatgtctatagaatttgcAAACATAACGGTTGAAGAACAAGTCATTCATAAAGATCACATAAGGTAGTGTTCTACGGTTAGTGATACACCACGAAACATGTAAATACgaacatatgctagcatggcaagttctaaacctcaagatccactctcgcttcacaagagattaacaaacGACTTAGATGTTGATCAGGCACCCAagaagaataagcacaaccatactaggTAATCAATTATATATCACACATAAGACTTTAAGGCAATCAACAATTGAAATCCATACGAAAATCCGTTAGAATCCCATGACAGCGCTTAGTTCCTCATAGAACTATTCGCAGCCATGGGATCTATGGAAAATAAGAAACAAGACATGATATAAACTAGATCTTAGAACAACAGATTGAATATATTAAAGAGAATAGAAAACAAATCTGGAACAAGCATCCAAAGGTGTCACCAAGGTGAAGAATACATAAAAACCGAACGTAGATCTAGATCTTCTTCTCCTATCCTTCTCGTGCTCTATCCTTAGCTTATTACAAACTTGAAAGAGATATAAAACTATGATAATTATGATAGATGATGTGTTTGTGAAGGTTACATCCTTTATTTATACTAAAACGGTGGGCCGGTGGTTCCGAATATCCAAAACATCATCAAAATTTGAGTTTCAGCCCAAACAAAGACCTCCAGTTGACTATTCAACACCCATAAATCGACCATGGGCAGGCCATGGGCACGGGAGCGCCAGGTATGGGCGCGGGCGCCCCCAACCCCTATCCTGGAGTTGCTCCATTTCTTCGGTTGCTCGCCGTTTCGCCGTCCGAACCCCGAATTCGCTGAAACGAAGACCGTTGAGAAGCTTATTTCGACGCGCACCTCAATTTATCTATTCTAACACTTAAATATATCATTAAAGTACATGGAAATGGAATCCTTGCTTCCACCTAGTAACCTTGCAAAACGCTCAAGAAACGGGTTAAAAACAACGGAAACTCGAGCACCGAACGTCAACTTAAGCCGATtcgaagcgttctaagtggatattATCACatatgtgcacttatggcgtagtgaggACTTGTAAATAATACTATGATCACTGGAAGTATTCAAGTTGAAGATTTGGTATATATATGGATCAATACAGACTACAGTGATGAAATCCCTGACAAAGCACTgtaagaagttcattaatatgttcaggctATTAGTGGAATAAATGGTTAAGGATATTCGAAGCAGTTTGTGTTGATACAGGTGAAGACCGAGATATTTTAGTGGTTTTCCAAGAAGAGCTCAGCTTAACAATGGTTTGTAGATTTGATAATACGAAGGCCTAAGAGCGGaactagtcatctgtgaaccagaccattgcactaggCGTTAGTAATCCGTGAAGGGAAACAGAGTATCATTATTCGAAAGATTGTTAAGTGGTCAAGTGATATGAATTGGATTGCTGTATTTGGATGAAGgttttaaaagaatttaaatctgattaatttagttaattcAATTAGTTATTTGGCTTATGGAAAATAAATTAATTCATTTGAAATTAATTTATTTAGGTAagttaattaattggttaattagtTATGAGTTTCTAGAATTAATTTGGATCTCTACAGAAAATGAATCGAGTCAAAAGGACGTCCAGAACAAAAGTTATTTAGTTTTTAAGAAAATTATTCTTCAAAATAACTTGGCAAGACAATTGGAATTGTGTTACCGAAAGTCATTCTGACCTGGAAAGACAATCCAATTGTCTCACCGAATGTTATAGGGAGacagattgtcttgccagctcaaacagattgtcttgccagctcaatgattgtcataccgattgtcttggtagttcattcagattgtcttgctagcaCAGATTATCCTACCAAAAGTCTTACTGATGGATGAACTGTTAAAGACAACTGCTCTTGTAGCAAGCAGGCACAAAGAGCTTGATATCACTGCTGAGAAACCCAAGAGCAAAGCTGATATGCTTTTTGAAGCTGAAATGGATGATGGAAATTTGTCTGGTGATCCAAGTGAATATTATACTCTAGAAGAGCTGCAGAAGATGGAGGATCCTACGATGGCCAACCTAGCTGGTATGTTTAGCAACATCAGATTTAGAAGGAAGTTTGGTCAGAGGAGTTCCGGAAGCAGCAGCAAGGGAAGGAGAACTAGTACATCATCAGGGTCTTGTTACATGATAGGGATGGTTGATAGAAGCAAGTTCAAATGCTTGAACTGTGATGAGGttgggcactttgccagtgaatGCAGAAAGTCCCAACAAGCAAAGGACAAAGGCAAAAGTTATCAGAAGAAGGACTCAGGAAGCTCAAAGAAGTATCCAGTGAAGTCATACATAGCAGAAGGTAAAATATGGGATGACACGGATGACGAGGAAGAGGAGTTTGGAAACTTGGCATTTATGGCAGATTCTTCAACCACTACCTCTGCATCTAAGTCAAAGGTACAATTTCCAACTGTTCATGCTTTACCTGCTGAAAATCTATGTGAAAATGAACACTGTGTTGCTTTTAGACAAACTGTCTTACTATATGATCATGCTTATGCTTATGAGACTCTTAAAGTCCAATGTGGTGCTAAAGAATGCATAGATCAATATGTTAAGATCAGAGAAGTCTATAGAAACTGTTGTACTACTCCAAGGTGTTCTACGATGACCGTAGCAGACTTAGAAGAAGAACTTAAGAAACTTAAAGCTAAAAATGATAAGCTAGTTCTTACTAATGTTGCTATTGAGGATCTTAGGAAAAGAAATCAATATCTGGAACTTAGAGACAAACAACATATCGAAACTAAAAATGGGCTTGAGGAGCAGATTCAGGATTTAGAAAAGAAATTACATGCTTTTTCTAGTTCTACAAACTTAACTAAAGAACTCATAGCTAGTCAAGTTGTTGGAGGCAAATATGGAATAGGAATAGACTATGAAGAGCTTAAGAAATCTGGTAAGAAACATGTGGTTGAGGATGAACCTGTTAAGAAAGTTGTTAATCCTGAAGGAACGCTAAGAAACCTCTGTTCAAGAAAGCTACTGTTTAGTCTTTTGATGAAGATAACCTGTTTATTCATCATGAAATGCTTGTTGAGGACCTTGAGGCTTTAAAGAGTAAAAAGGAAAAGGAACCTAGTAGATCAAAATCCACTGATAATGAAACATCTAACGCTGGCCTAAGTTTTAAGTCAGAGACTAAGAGAATCAGGAACATGAATGGCAGAGAAGGAGGTAATGGCCctagaaagttatgtaataattgtGGATCTGCTGGACATCTTACTTATGCTTGTAAGAAGGATAAAGTAGATAGTGCTAAAAATGTTCACATGCATAACATGTCTAAAATGCATGTATCTCCTAAGTGCAATAATTTTGTTTGCATGCCATGTGTTGTTAGTTTCACGaacacttatcttgattccaTACACACACAGATCATATCTAATCATCATGATAAGCATGTTCCTAAGAACACTGGTAGGTCTAAGACTTTGAGCCCTCCCAAAGCTAGGAAGATGGCACCTGTCACTAAGCCCAAAAGTAAATCTGTTGGGGCTTCTGAAAGTGATAAACATACAGTCAAGGACAATGCAAAGAATGTTAAGCCTGTTAATCATGTGAAGAAAAATGTTATGTACTCAAATGCTTCTAAGTCCCCTGGACCGAACttggtttgggtaccaaagaaaacttaatctCCTTTGTTTACAGGGTATAAAGCAAAAGAAGGTCACGTGgattctggacaatggatgttcaaggcatatgactggagataaagccctgctatcaaaggtggttgagagAGCTGGCCCTgaagttacctttggagatgacaacaaaggttatacaacgggatatggctgtttggaaattggcaatgtcattattgatgaaatctctctggttgaaggtcttaagcacaatcttctcaatatcagtcaattctgtgacaaaggatgtgaagtcttgttcaagaaggagaagtgtttgatctctaatcagaAAAATGAGAAGCTTGCTCTTAATGGAGTGAGAAAGGGTGATTTGTTCATAGCTGAATTGAATTCTACAAAGGATGGA from Apium graveolens cultivar Ventura chromosome 5, ASM990537v1, whole genome shotgun sequence includes the following:
- the LOC141660674 gene encoding uncharacterized protein LOC141660674, which translates into the protein MAYHPQTNGQAKVANREIKRILEKVVSPSRKDWALKLDEAVWAYRTAFKTPLGMSPFQLVYGKACYFPDELEHKAYWVLKKLNVDMMAAGERRMLQLNELDEFRIQEYENNKLYKEKVKCWHDRRIVHKEFVQGQHVLLYNSRLRLFPRKLKSRWSGPFTVKTVYPHGAVEIFLSSPSEAFKVNAKERGFLPTSGDGELLELVSELGWESIYEAPEAVPVGVVGEFYANAKTTMDGYSLVRGRTVDYTPEAIRRVMRLPARKRTQQDWTMKTR